In Kordiimonas sp. SCSIO 12610, the sequence ATAAACTTAACGCCGCAGAAGACGATAACATCAGCGTCTGTTTCAGCGGCCTTACGTGACAAATCAAGGCTGTCGCCGACAAAATCAGCGATATCCTGAATTTCGGCAGCCTGATAATAGTGGGCAAGGATAACAGCATTTTTCTCACGACGTAGGCGATTGATTTCCTCAACCAAGTCAAGGGTTGGATCAACTTCTGGGGTTGAAACAAGATTCATCAATCATCTCCCGTTTGCGGTAAAACAGACCGCATTCTTTTAAACTTCGATAAGCTGGTATCTATACAGTATCATACTGGCGCTGGATCATGGCCATTGCCGATAATCGAGCTTTGAGTTAACTCGGCAGTATAAATATAGTGCGCTGCACCGTTATGCAACGCTGGATTTCAGGAAATTCGTGATATTTTCTTATGTTACAGTCAAATTATTATGGCAGATAATATGAGGTTGTAAGCGATAAGGGGCCTTCGCAGGCAATACGATTTTCGTCATGGAGCGCGATAATATGCGCGAAAACCGAGCGCGCTGCCGCGCCGTGGAGGCGTTTGTCCACATCCTTATACATGCTTTTGACGATGTGAGGGATTGTGCAAGGACCGCCCTTAAGATGCTCTAATATCTGGCCTTCGCGCATTTTTCGGTGGATGATTACACCGCGGATAAAAGCATTGCCGTTTTCTATTGTAGGCCCGTGGGTGGGGTAAAGTGTGTCAGCTTTGAATGATTTTAGTTTCTCTATGCTTTTTAAATAGGCCCGCATGTCACCGTCAGGCGGCGAAATGACCGTTGTTGCCCACTTCATCAGGTGGTCACCAACGAAAATAGAATTTTCCTCATTGAGTTTAAAACAGACATGATTGGAGGTGTGACCGGGCGTGTGGATGCACTCCAATGTCCAATCATCGCCATTGATACTGTCGCCGTCAGCAATGATATGATCGGGCGTAAAGTCCTTATCGGCGCCTGCTTCGACCTCTTCAAATTCTAGTCCGCCGGATCGGCCTGTTCCGTGCCTGCCAAACGCATATATTGGCGCACCTGTTTGCTCAGACAGCCAGTTTGAAAGCGGGGAATGGTCCAGGTGAGTATGGGTCACTAGAATATGACTAACGTCGCGCCCACCGATTGCCTTTAGGATGGCGTTTCCGTGTTCCATATCGACAGGGCCGGGGTCAATCACTGCCACCGATGACGTGCCGACAATATAGGTTTGTGTGCCTGTAAACGTATAGGGGCTTGGATTTTTACAAAGTACCTTCGCAACAAGCGGTGTGATTTGCTCAAGCGTCCCAAAGTTGGCATCTGATAGATCGAGATTCATAGAGTTTTATACTCGTATTATTAATCTTCTATAGGGTTTTGAAGTTTGGATGAAAACCCAAAGGATTGCCATATATTTTCAGCCTGCTTGGACATCAGGAACTTTAAATAGTCGGCGGCTGCCTTTTTGTTCTTACTGCCTGTAATAATAGCCGCATAATATTGAATGTCTTCGGCATTTTTGAAAGATGCGATGATTTCTACTTTGTCGCTTTGTATCGCACTGCTTTGATAAACGATACCTGGAATATTTCCTCTTTCTACAAGCAGTAGAGTAGCGCGGGCGTTATTGGCATATGCTGCTTTGGCTTCTACTTCGCTCCATAGATTGATTTTTTGAAGGCTGTTAACTGTATACGCGCCAAGCGGTGAGATTTTTGGATTGGCAATTGCTATGCGGTGCGATGATAGAAGGAAAGATTTTATGCCTGAAAGAGCGTTTATTGGAACCATAGCTTTGTTATTTTTTGGTATCGCGAGAACAAGCCTATTGCTTGCTAGGGTTTCGACGTCTGTTGCGATCGAGCCCGTTGTTGTCAGATAATCAATCCATTCTTTGTTAGCAGAAATAAAGATATCTGCAGGGGCCTTTGCAGCGATTTGACGTGCGAGCGTGCCGCTTGGGCCGGTTACAATTGTGGGTGTAGTCTCGGAGCTTTGATTTTGCCAATGATTGTTCAGGCTATTCAATACGGATGTTAAGCTCGCTGCGGCAAAGACATTAAGGGGGGGCGCGGTTTGACTATCTGCCAACGAAATATTCTCAGGCATTTGCCTTTTGTTTTCAGATGACCATAAAGGCAATGAGATTGCCGTCAGTGGCAACATTAGCAGCAATGCTGAGGCTATAGAATTTTTTATCATAGTCGATTTGTCTAGATCACGAAAACGTTTGTTGGTTTGAGTTGTATTTATAAAAGCGAGTTGGTTCGCGAATCACTATTTTACTCGAATAGTTAACAAAAGGTTAATGGTTTAAAAATTATGGTATACTATAACAAGCGCAAGACTTGTTTTTATGAGTTCTGATATTTCTTTATTTATCAATAGCTTGTTGTATTTTTATTAGTTTGTAGTGAAAAAAATTAAAATTAATAAAAAATTAACTTTAATTCAGGCTTACAATTCATGGTATAGATCATCTCATAAAAACGAGTAAAATATTCAGGTTCGTAATATTTAATTTATTTCAGGCATTGTCAGAGCCTTTTGGCTTTTGAACAACAAAAAAACATTATGTGAAACATCCTTGAAGACTGGGGAATAATAATGAGACACTTAACTAAATTAATCGCTGCAGCAGCCGTATTCGCGGGCTCACTTGCTGCTTCAGCTAGTACAACTTTTGATTTTACAACAGGCGCTGGCGCTGGCGTTCGCAACGCGGACGACTCTTTAACCTTTACGCTTGGAACTCTAAGCGTTGATGTTTTTGGTTTCCGTGCTAACGACAACGACCTTACTTTGCCTTTAAGTGGTGGGTTGGATAACGACGGCGTTCTGCAGAACAGTTTTGGGTTGGTATTCGATCTTGAAGGTGACCCAGATGGCGTTGGTGGAGGTGATGATCACCGTGTAGATGGTGCATTCAGCAACGAAATCTTAGTTTTCCGGTTCAACCAGAAGGTAACTATCGAGACAGCTAATTTCAGCTTCTTCAGTGGTAATTTTACTGGGTTTGGCGGTGTTGAATTCACACCAAATAGTCTAACGGCTGGGTTAATCAATCCTAATCCTGGCTCAATAGCAAGCACTGTTAATTTGAACCTTGGTCAAGGAAATACATTCGGATTGGGTGCTATTGGAAGTCGTGATGCGTTTAAACTGCAATCGCTTACCGTATCGGCTGTTCCTGAGCCAGCGACTTGGTTGATGATGATCCTTGGGTTTGGCATTGTTGGGCTGGCGCGCAAACGCCGCACAAGCAAGCAATTTGCATAATCCATAGGTAAGATTAAAACTATAAAATGTATAGACAGCGGCGCTTTTGCGTCGCTGTTTTTTTGTGTGATATTCAGGCTGTGGGTATTAACCATTTTTATTCATTATGTTTTTTAACTGATACGTCTGAACCTGTTGTAAAAAAGCCATTATGTCTTCGGTTTAATCAAAAAAAACGTTATGCGCGAATTAAGGGTTAAAAAAGAGTTAACAAAAGATTAAAATTGTGTAGATTGAGATGGCTATAGCATTTAGGACAAATGATACTCAGGCAAAGAAAGTATCTCAGGTGCGTTCCTAAGTAAGTATGTAACTAGTTTGTACATTGGGAGGTACAATGAAAAAATTACTCAAGACAATTGCTGCTGCGGCATTCTTTATTGCTCCTGCAGCTAATGCAACTACAGTTTTTAATGTTGATTTCGATTTCAGACAAGGCGGCGGTGCCGTTGATGAAGCATTTTTCTCAGTGATGGGTGTAGACTTGGCAGTTCGCGCGGGCACGTTTGACAGCGATGGTATTCGCATCGGTACACGTGATGTGTTCCAGTCTACTGGAGGTCTCGGTGTTTTAGGCCCTGATGAGGAAAGACCACGCCAAGGTGATGAAGTTCCAGATTCGACAAATGTTGACGGTCGCCGCGCCAATGACATTCTTGTTTTTGATTTCAGCCAGCGCGTGCGTTTGAACTCTGTAACATTCTCGTTTGTTGATGATAACGATCAGTTCCGTTTCTTCCAGGATGTTGATGGCTTCGGTCAGTTGATCGGCTTTGGTGGTAATACCCCAATAGTTGGTGGTCAGGTTGATATTCCGTTCTCAAACACATTCTCGTTTGCACCAGGCCTTTTTGCCTCTGAACTATTTGGAATTGGCGCCGCGCAAGGTAACGACGACTTCCGTATCGCGGGCTTTAGCGTTACAGCTATTCCAGAGCCGGCAACTTGGTTGATGATGATCCTGGGCTTTGGCCTAACAGGTCTATCACTACAGCGCCGCCGTAAATACGCGAGCGCGTAAGGTAGGTATTTTTATACTTATCAAGGGAGCTAAAACGATCAAAGCCCGGCAGATTTGCCGGGCTTTTTCGTATTATAATGAGTTTCAGTTTTGTTGGTTTTTAAAGGATTGTCTAAATACAGACTTTTAGTGTTGTATGCCGTCTTTTTCTAGTAGGCGCGTGAAATGCAGAAATCAACAATATCACAAAGAACCTGTTTCGCAGGATTGTTCGGGAAAGTTCCTAACGCGTCCTTTGCCATGGCGCCGTAATGTTTCGCGCGCTCGATCGTGTCTTCAAGCGCTGTATGCTTGTTCAAGAGATCAAGGGCATGATCAAGATCACCGTCCTGCTGGTTAAGGTCAGCCATGGTTCGGTTCCAAAAAGCGCGTTCTTCATCATCTCCGCGGTGGAACGCAAGAATGATAGGCAGGGTAATTTTGCCTTCGCGGAAGTCGTCGCCGACTGTTTTGCCAAGCGTTGCCTGTTTCGCGGAATAATCGAGAACATCGTCAACAATTTGAAAGGCAATACCAAGATATTTGCCGTATGTAGAAAGCGCGGTTTCAACCTTTTCACCTTGCTCGGCAACTACGCCCGAAATTTCACAGGCAGCTGCAAAGAGGGCAGCCGTTTTCGCGGCAATAACTTCGAGGTAAACCTCTTCGGTTGTTGAGGTGTCATTCGCGGTCGTTAGCTGAAGAACTTCACCCTCGGCGATAATGGAGGATGCGCGTGATAAAATCTTCAAAACCTTCAGGGAGCCATCTTCTACCATTAATTCGAAGGACCGGCTGAAGAGGAAGTCACCAACCAGTACACTCGGTTGGTTACCCCAGATCACATTTGCGGTTTTGCGGCCACGGCGCAGTTCGCTTTCATCAACCACATCATCATGTAATAAGGTTGCTGTGTGGATAAACTCTACACATGCTGCTAGGTTAATGTGGCGCTTGCCTTCGTATCCTAGCATGCGCGCGGACGCGAGGGTCAGCATTGGACGTAATCGTTTGCCGCCAGACGCGATCAAATGACCTGCTAATTGCGGGATAAGAGCAACCGGGCTTTCCATACGGTTCAGGATAGCCTCGTTCACCTCATTCATTTCATCAGCGACCATCGCTTGAAGGGTATCAATGGGGCTTGTTTCTTTTTTCTTTGGGCTACCATGAAGCGGCACAACATTCTCTGGCTGTGCGTTTTCTGCTTGTGACGAGCGTGACATAAAGTGGCCTTTCCAAATGAAAAAGAATCAAATTAAGGCGGACTGTAGTGTTCTTGCCTTATTTGATCAAGAAAATGTCGGTAGGTGCGCTGATAGGGCACATAATTGTTACAAATATATTAGGTCTGTTATTATGCATTGAAGATAGGCAATAGGTTTCATTATACTTTAACTAAACAGTTTAAATGTAGAATTTTAGGGTTGGAACTAAAGCCTATGGCTGAAAATGAAACCATAGATAATTTTCTCGATGGTAGTGTTCGCCTGATCCAACCTAAGGATGGATACAGAGTATCGATGGATACTGTGTTGCTTGCGGCCTCTGTCCCCGCAAAATCAGGTGACCATGTTCTTGAAGGGGGGATTGGCTCGGCTGGCGCCTCACTTTGCCTTGCCAGACGTGTTGAGGGTGTTAGCGTTACGGGGATTGAAATTCAGGATGAAATGGTTGCCTTGGCCGAGAAAAATATTGTTCTGAATGGACTGGAAGATAGTGTTTTAGTTCAAAAGGCATCGATCAAGGATTTGTCCGGTCCTCAATCCCGTTATGATCATGTAATGATAAACCCGCCGTACTTGCCAGAAGGTAAGGCCATAAGGCCACCTGACGACAATAAAGGCCAGGCGCATATGGACCTGAATGCAACCCTCAAGGATTGGATCAGGTTTTGTGTCCATTATGCAAAGCAAAAAGGAACCATTACAATTGTTTACCGTGCTGACCGTATGGATGAAGTGATCAGTCACTTATACGGCCGGGTCGGTGATTTGATTATTATGCCATTTTGGCCGCGCGCAGGGCGCAAGGCAAAGCGGGTAATCATTCAAGGTCGCAAGGGTGTATCTGGTGCAGTATCCTTGTTGCCGGGGTTGGCGTTGCACGGCGAAGAAGAGCGTTACACCAGCGCGGCAGAGGAAATATTGCGAAAAGGTAAGGCGCTTGACTTGAAAGGCTTTGCACGCAGTCTTTAAAACCGCTAACAATACGGCACGAATAATAAACGCTATTCCTCTGGAGAAGAAAACGACATGCGCAAAACAATTTCGACAGCATGGTTTCAACTGAAAAAAACTGTTTTTGGTGAACCAGCGCCGAAGGTCGCTGTTATCCGCCTGGAAGGGGTAATTGCCTCTGGCGGTGGTCGTTTCCGCTCAAATCTAAACTTGGCGAGTGTAGCAGATCAAATTGAGCAGGCTTTCACCATGCAGGGTGTAAAGGCGGTGGCTCTTCTCGTTAATTCGCCGGGTGGTTCGCCGGTTCAGTCAGCGATGATTACAGATAGAATTCGCGCATATGCCGACGAAAAAGACATTCCTGTCTTGGCGTTTGCTGAGGATGTCGCCGCGTCTGGTGGCTATATGATATCGCTCGCAGCAGACGAAATTTATGTGAATGAAGCCTCGCTTGTTGGAAGTATCGGCGTTATTTCAAGCGGATTTGGTTTTCAGGAAGCTATCAAGAAAATAGGTGTCGAACGCCGCGTTTACACAGCCGGCGAAAGCAAATCCATGCTCGATAGCTTTGCTGATGAAAAAGAAGAAGATATTGCAAGGCTCCGCGAAATTCAGGATGAAATCCACGAATTTTTCAAATCAATGGTCAGAAAACGCCGCGGTAAGCGTCTCAAAGGACTGCGGGGCAAGATATTCTCTGGCGATGTGTTTACCGGGAATGAAGCGATTAAGCTTGGTTTGGTTGACGGCGTCGGCGATGTTCGCTCGGTCATGCGGGACCGTTTCGGCGACAAGGTCGTTTTGAAAGTCGTTGGTGAAAAGAAATCAAAATTTGGCGCTTTGTTGGGCTTAAAAAGCGGACAGATATCAATTGATGAAATTGTAACAGCAAACCGATTGGGTAAGGTTGAAGATTTGCCAGCAGGGTTAATCAGTGCTGTTGAAGAACGTATGTGGTGGAACAGATTTGGGCTGTAATTCTGAAATGAAGGGAATAGTTTCTATATGAATAGGAACTATTGATAAGATGGAATTGAATCACAAAAAGAAACTTCAGGAATACCGCGAAAGCATTGATAATATTGATGCTGCACTTGTTTTTATGTTGGCGGAACGCTTTAAGATTACAAAAAAAGTTGGTTTTTATAAGAAAGAGCATGATCTGCCACCCGCTGATCCATCACGGGAGGAAAAGCAAATTGCGAGGCTCAGGGATCTCGCGAAATCTGCTAACCTCGATCCGGCTTTCAGTGAAAAGTTCCTTCATTTTATTATTCGCGAGGTTATTCAGCACCATGAGCGAATTAGGGAAAACGGCGAAATATGACAGTTAATGATGTCGATAGTTTAAAAAAACTTCAGGAAATTGGGGCAATCTGCCGCGATGTACTCCGCGAGATGGGGGCAGCGGTTAGGCCAGGGGTAACACCGCGCGAGCTTGATATGATCGGTGGGCGTATGCTCGCTGAACGAGGTGCGCAGTCAGCGCCCATGCTTGCTTATGATTTTCCGGGCTTTACCTGTATTTCGGTCGAAACTGCGATCGCGCACGGTATTCCTGATGATGTTCCGCTTCAGGAAGGGCAATTGGTCAACATCGATGTATCAGCGGAAAAAGATGGTTTCTTCGGTGATACAGGGGCAAGCTTCGCGGTTGGTGAAATCAGCGTTGAGCGGCAGAAATTGTTGGATGTTACCCAAACGGCGCAGCGCAAGGCCATGTATGCGGCTAAGGCAGGCGAGCCCATCAATATTATCGCCAAGGTGGTTGAGCGAGAAGCGAAAAAGCATGGCTATAATATCATTGAAGGATTGAACGGCCACGGTGTTGGCGCATGGATCCACGAGGAACCTACCGTTTCCAATAAATATTACCCGAGCGACCGCAAACGCCTTGTGGAAGGACAGGTTCTAACAATTGAACCTTTTCTTGCGACCAAAAGCAGATCGTACGCGGAGGATGATGATGGTTGGACACTCCGTCTTGCAAATGGTGGAATTGGTGCCCAGTTCGAGCACAGTTTTGTCGTGACCAAGGGTGCTCCTATCATTCTGACGGCCTAGCCTTTATACCACATGCTCTATCGGGGCTATTCAATGAGAAATTCGGGGTTTTCTCATCAAGTATTTGCTTGTGCCTTTCACGATAGGTGCATCTTATTTCGTCTATTTTTGATCCACACTTCTGATCTCGCCGTACAGCAAAATGGGGTGTTTTGAGTTTTAAGGGAGATTGGATTAACGATTGAAATAGACGAGGGGTCGATGTTTCAAAAAATTTCAGTTTCTGTCAAACTTGCTATTCTGGCGGCATTTTCCATCATTGGTGTTCTTCTTATTGGTGGATTTGGTTATATAAATACCGACAAATTGGGTGATACATTCACCGAATACCGCGCCACCGCGCGTGCACAAAATCTGGTTTCTGATATCGCAGAAGACTTCATGCAGATGCGTATAGCAGCGCTTAAATACCGAACAAGCTTGAACGGTGAACAGGCGCGTGAAGTTACTAATAATTATGCCGAGATCGTCGAAACTCAGGGCCTTATCCAACAACTGATTGCAGATCCATCGACACGTACCCTCTTGACCGAGTTGGAGGAAGAAATAACCGCCTATAACTCTGCTTTTAACCGCGCTGTTCAGTCCGATGATACCATAACCCGTGATGAAATTTATGCCAGCGCTCTCGATCAAATCGGCCCCCGCGTTGCATTGGCGCTTGATGGGCTTCAGAACAAACTGCAAACCGCACAGGATACGCTCGGCCCAAATGCCGCTGAAATTGTTAACGAGAGCAAGGCGAATATGCCCATCATTGTTGTTATGGCTACGTTAGTGATTGGTGTCAGTGTTTTATCACTCGCTCTATCGATCATTAAGCCGATGGCACGTATTACCGAGGTTATGACCAAAATGGCAGAAACTGGCGATGCCAGCCTTGCGATCCCCGGCCTCGCCCGCGGCGATGAATTGGGTGCAATTGCCAAGGCCCTGAAACTGTTTCAAAACAGCTTGATTGAAAAAGCAGAACTTGAGGAACAGCAAAGAGCGCAAGCGGAAGCTGATAGGATCGCCCGCCAGGAAATGGAGAGGCTTGAACAAGCGAAAGAGCGAGAGCGGCTCGCGGCAGAACAGACAGCACAGGAAGAACAAAGGTTGGCGAACAAAAAACTACGTCAGGAACTCGCTGCAAGCTTTGAGGCAGATATTGGGGCGCTTATTCAGGATGTGATGGCTGCTATAGAGCAAGTAAACAGCTCGGTGCAGTCCATGTCCTCACTGGCGTCAGCAACGAGCGAAAGCGCGGGCGTCGCTAAAGGAAATGCAGAACAAACAACAGCAAGTGTAGAGCAGGTTTCAGCCGCAGCAGAGGAATTATCGGCGTCCATTGAAGCTATTAATCATCAAATAAACCAGTCACAGCGTGCCAACGATAGGGCACAAAATCAGGCAGAGGCTATGGCATCGACAGTTGAAAGCCTGTCTGCCTCCGCAGGACATATCGGCGAAGTGGTTGACCTTATTTCTGACATTGCCGAGCAAACAAATTTACTGGCCCTCAATGCAACGATAGAGGCAGCGCGCGCTGGCGAGGCGGGCAAGGGCTTTGCTGTTGTCGCGTCAGAGGTCAAACAATTAGCTGCGCAAACGGCAACAGCAACAGAGGAAATTTCCGGTCAGATATCCGAAATTCGAAAAGGTGTCGAAGGCGCTGTGTCTGGGATTTCCGCTGTCTCTGGCACGATGGAAGAGGTGAATGATATCGCCCTTGATGTTGCAGAGGCCGTGCGGCAACAGGGCGAAGCCACACAGGAAATTGCGGTCTCTGTCAATCACGCGGCAGGTGGTGCTGGAAAAGTGCTTGGTGTGGTAAATGATGTCAATGCTGCGTCTTCTGATACGCTCGGGCATGCAAACGATGTTTTGGGGGCCGTTTCCGAACTTCGGTCCAAGGCCTCGGCCCTGAATGACAAAGCCAATCACTTTGTTCAGGAAATGATGTAACAAAGCGTATAGGATAGCACACAACTCGGGATATAATGGTACATAGCTTTCCATTCATTGCTCAATATCAGCTCATATGTGTTCATTTTGTCATGGGGCCAGTTATTGCTTGATAAAAAGCAATGATATGTCCCATCTCTGTGCTTGACCACGT encodes:
- a CDS encoding MBL fold metallo-hydrolase; this encodes MNLDLSDANFGTLEQITPLVAKVLCKNPSPYTFTGTQTYIVGTSSVAVIDPGPVDMEHGNAILKAIGGRDVSHILVTHTHLDHSPLSNWLSEQTGAPIYAFGRHGTGRSGGLEFEEVEAGADKDFTPDHIIADGDSINGDDWTLECIHTPGHTSNHVCFKLNEENSIFVGDHLMKWATTVISPPDGDMRAYLKSIEKLKSFKADTLYPTHGPTIENGNAFIRGVIIHRKMREGQILEHLKGGPCTIPHIVKSMYKDVDKRLHGAAARSVFAHIIALHDENRIACEGPLSLTTSYYLP
- the modA gene encoding molybdate ABC transporter substrate-binding protein; this encodes MPENISLADSQTAPPLNVFAAASLTSVLNSLNNHWQNQSSETTPTIVTGPSGTLARQIAAKAPADIFISANKEWIDYLTTTGSIATDVETLASNRLVLAIPKNNKAMVPINALSGIKSFLLSSHRIAIANPKISPLGAYTVNSLQKINLWSEVEAKAAYANNARATLLLVERGNIPGIVYQSSAIQSDKVEIIASFKNAEDIQYYAAIITGSKNKKAAADYLKFLMSKQAENIWQSFGFSSKLQNPIED
- a CDS encoding PEPxxWA-CTERM sorting domain-containing protein, yielding MRHLTKLIAAAAVFAGSLAASASTTFDFTTGAGAGVRNADDSLTFTLGTLSVDVFGFRANDNDLTLPLSGGLDNDGVLQNSFGLVFDLEGDPDGVGGGDDHRVDGAFSNEILVFRFNQKVTIETANFSFFSGNFTGFGGVEFTPNSLTAGLINPNPGSIASTVNLNLGQGNTFGLGAIGSRDAFKLQSLTVSAVPEPATWLMMILGFGIVGLARKRRTSKQFA
- a CDS encoding PEPxxWA-CTERM sorting domain-containing protein, which encodes MKKLLKTIAAAAFFIAPAANATTVFNVDFDFRQGGGAVDEAFFSVMGVDLAVRAGTFDSDGIRIGTRDVFQSTGGLGVLGPDEERPRQGDEVPDSTNVDGRRANDILVFDFSQRVRLNSVTFSFVDDNDQFRFFQDVDGFGQLIGFGGNTPIVGGQVDIPFSNTFSFAPGLFASELFGIGAAQGNDDFRIAGFSVTAIPEPATWLMMILGFGLTGLSLQRRRKYASA
- a CDS encoding polyprenyl synthetase family protein, which codes for MVADEMNEVNEAILNRMESPVALIPQLAGHLIASGGKRLRPMLTLASARMLGYEGKRHINLAACVEFIHTATLLHDDVVDESELRRGRKTANVIWGNQPSVLVGDFLFSRSFELMVEDGSLKVLKILSRASSIIAEGEVLQLTTANDTSTTEEVYLEVIAAKTAALFAAACEISGVVAEQGEKVETALSTYGKYLGIAFQIVDDVLDYSAKQATLGKTVGDDFREGKITLPIILAFHRGDDEERAFWNRTMADLNQQDGDLDHALDLLNKHTALEDTIERAKHYGAMAKDALGTFPNNPAKQVLCDIVDFCISRAY
- a CDS encoding tRNA1(Val) (adenine(37)-N6)-methyltransferase, which gives rise to MAENETIDNFLDGSVRLIQPKDGYRVSMDTVLLAASVPAKSGDHVLEGGIGSAGASLCLARRVEGVSVTGIEIQDEMVALAEKNIVLNGLEDSVLVQKASIKDLSGPQSRYDHVMINPPYLPEGKAIRPPDDNKGQAHMDLNATLKDWIRFCVHYAKQKGTITIVYRADRMDEVISHLYGRVGDLIIMPFWPRAGRKAKRVIIQGRKGVSGAVSLLPGLALHGEEERYTSAAEEILRKGKALDLKGFARSL
- a CDS encoding S49 family peptidase, yielding MRKTISTAWFQLKKTVFGEPAPKVAVIRLEGVIASGGGRFRSNLNLASVADQIEQAFTMQGVKAVALLVNSPGGSPVQSAMITDRIRAYADEKDIPVLAFAEDVAASGGYMISLAADEIYVNEASLVGSIGVISSGFGFQEAIKKIGVERRVYTAGESKSMLDSFADEKEEDIARLREIQDEIHEFFKSMVRKRRGKRLKGLRGKIFSGDVFTGNEAIKLGLVDGVGDVRSVMRDRFGDKVVLKVVGEKKSKFGALLGLKSGQISIDEIVTANRLGKVEDLPAGLISAVEERMWWNRFGL
- a CDS encoding chorismate mutase codes for the protein MELNHKKKLQEYRESIDNIDAALVFMLAERFKITKKVGFYKKEHDLPPADPSREEKQIARLRDLAKSANLDPAFSEKFLHFIIREVIQHHERIRENGEI
- the map gene encoding type I methionyl aminopeptidase encodes the protein MTVNDVDSLKKLQEIGAICRDVLREMGAAVRPGVTPRELDMIGGRMLAERGAQSAPMLAYDFPGFTCISVETAIAHGIPDDVPLQEGQLVNIDVSAEKDGFFGDTGASFAVGEISVERQKLLDVTQTAQRKAMYAAKAGEPINIIAKVVEREAKKHGYNIIEGLNGHGVGAWIHEEPTVSNKYYPSDRKRLVEGQVLTIEPFLATKSRSYAEDDDGWTLRLANGGIGAQFEHSFVVTKGAPIILTA
- a CDS encoding methyl-accepting chemotaxis protein, whose translation is MFQKISVSVKLAILAAFSIIGVLLIGGFGYINTDKLGDTFTEYRATARAQNLVSDIAEDFMQMRIAALKYRTSLNGEQAREVTNNYAEIVETQGLIQQLIADPSTRTLLTELEEEITAYNSAFNRAVQSDDTITRDEIYASALDQIGPRVALALDGLQNKLQTAQDTLGPNAAEIVNESKANMPIIVVMATLVIGVSVLSLALSIIKPMARITEVMTKMAETGDASLAIPGLARGDELGAIAKALKLFQNSLIEKAELEEQQRAQAEADRIARQEMERLEQAKERERLAAEQTAQEEQRLANKKLRQELAASFEADIGALIQDVMAAIEQVNSSVQSMSSLASATSESAGVAKGNAEQTTASVEQVSAAAEELSASIEAINHQINQSQRANDRAQNQAEAMASTVESLSASAGHIGEVVDLISDIAEQTNLLALNATIEAARAGEAGKGFAVVASEVKQLAAQTATATEEISGQISEIRKGVEGAVSGISAVSGTMEEVNDIALDVAEAVRQQGEATQEIAVSVNHAAGGAGKVLGVVNDVNAASSDTLGHANDVLGAVSELRSKASALNDKANHFVQEMM